CACCCCCAGGGCCGTCCCGTAGCCGACCGTCGCCAGGGCGCCGGCGTTGCAGTGGGTCAGGACCCGGGATCCCGGGGCCAGGAGCGGCTCTCCGTAGCGGCCGATCGCCCGGTTCGCCTCCAGGTCCTGCGCCCAGAGGCGCCTCGCCTCTGCCTCGAGGTGCGCCGTGATCGCGGGAACCGGGAGATCGCGGTGCTTGAGGGCCACCTGCTTCATCCGCTCGAGGGCCCAGGAGAGGTTGACGGCGGTCGGGCGCGTGGCGGCGAGCTCGCCGGCGATGCGGCAGAGGTCGGCGTAGAAGGGCTCAAACGCGGCTGCACGGCTCTGCCGGGCCCCCAGGGCGAGACCCATGGCTGCCGCGATCCCGATGGCCGGGGCTCCCCGGACCTGCATTCGCCGGATCGCCTCGGCCACGGCCGCGGCGTCCCTGCACTCCACGTAGAGTTCTTCTTCGGGGAGCCGGGTCTGATCCAGAAGCCGGACCATGCCCTCGTCTGTCCACTCGAGGGTCCGGATCATGATGAAAGGTACAGTAGCACCGCCGATGCTAATGTCAACCGAAATGTGGGATTTTGGCGGGATTGGAGCCTCGGGAGCGCTTGACAGGCGCTCCGGCGCCCACTATTCTCGGCCGGCCTGGCAGCCCCCGCGGACTCCATACACGATGCTGCTGTCGAGTCTTTACTACCTCCTCCTCACCTTTACGGGAATCCTCGGCCTGGGCTTCGGGACCGTCCTCCCCGCCGTGCAGGCTTCCTGGCCCACCTCTCCATGGGTCGGGCCCGCTGCGGCAGGGCTCCACTTCATCGGCGCCGCCGCGGGCGCGGGCTGGGCCGGGCGGTGGGCGCGCGCCCGCCCGGAGGCCTGGGTCGCGGCAGGCGCCGTCGTGCTCGGGGCGAGCGCGCTGCTCACCCCCGGCGTCTTTCGCCCCGAGTGGCTTCTCCTGCTCCGGCTCACGGGGGGCGTCGGGGCTGGGGTGATCGGGGTGGCCGCGCTCGAGCATCTCCTGGAGGCGCTGCCCCGTGAGATGGGGGCAGCGGCGGCGGGCGGGGCCGCCGCGGCCGTGAGCGCCGGGGCCGCAATCGCCTTCTGGGGGGGGCCGCGTCTCATTCCCGAGATGGGGTGGCAGGGTGCCGTGGCCCTTCCCGGCGGGGGCCTCCTCGGCCTGAGCCTGGCGGTCCTGGTCTTCGCCCGCAGGACGGACCCCGCTGCCTCACCGATGGCGGCGGCGAGCCGGCTGCCCCTCCGCCGGCTCCTTCCCTTGCTTGCGGCGGCGCTCGTCGCCAACGGGGCCTTCGGGGCCGGCCTCCTCCTCCTGCCCCTCTCTCTCGACGAGCGGGCGGCGTTCTCGCCCCGGGGTGCCGGCGCCCTCGCCGCCGCCGCCGCGGTGGCCACAATCCTGGCGGGCCCGCTCGTCGGAGTGGTCGGAGATGTTGCGGCTCGGCGGCGCTCGCTTTATAGTGCCAGCGCCGCCCTGCTCGCCTCCATCGGCCTGGGGTTCGCGTTGCGCCCCGCAGACCCGGGCTGGGGTGCAGCGTTCCTCGCCGTGGCCTGGGGCGCGGCGGGGGCTGGGCTTCCGGCGCTCTTTCCCCTGGCGGCGGCGAGGGCGGGGCCGGAGGGGGCGCAGCCGGCGCGGGTCGCGCTGGTCACCGTCTGCCACCTGGGAGCGGGAATGTTCCTCCTCGTGGCGATGACGGGGGCGGGGCCTTTCCTCTGGGTCGGTCTCGCCGCCGCCGCCGCGGGCGGGGGGCTCGTGGCGCTCTGCGTGAAGGAGTGAGGATGCGACAAGCGCGCTTCGGCGCGATCGCCGATCGGGAGGTGGACGTTCTCGTGATCGGCGGGGGGATGGCGGGGGCCGGCATCGCCCGGGACGCGGCCTTACGCGGGCTCAGCGTCGTGCTCGTGGAGAAGCGCGACTTCGCCTACGGGACGACGAGCCGCTCCTCCAAGCTCATCCACGGGGGGCTCCGGTACCTGGAGATGTTCGACTTCGGCCTGGTCGCCGAGTCGCTCCGGGAGCGGGAGCGCCTCCGCCGGCTGGCCCCGCACCTGATCCGGCCGCTCCCCTTCGTGATCCCGGTCTACCGTGGGGGCAAGCGGGGGATGATTCAGATCCGCATCGGGATGGCCCTCTACGATCTGTTGACCCCGGGCCGTCGGGTCGGCCGGTACGGCGGCGTCTCGCGGGACCGCGCGCTGGCGCTCGAGCCGGGCCTCAACGCCACGGACCTCAAGGGCGCCGGGTTCTACTTTGACGACCTGCTGCTGAACCCGGAGCGGCTGTGCCTGGAGAACGTCCTCTCGGCCCGGCGCCACGGCGCCCAGGTCTACAACTACGCCCGGGTCGAGGAATTCCTCCGGGACGGGTCGCGCGTGGTCGGCGCCGTGGTGCGCGATGTCCTGACGGGCCAGGTGGCCCGCCTGCGGGCGGCCGTCCTGGTCAATGCGACCGGTCCCTGGATCGACGGGGTCCGGG
The genomic region above belongs to Candidatus Methylomirabilis sp. and contains:
- a CDS encoding MFS transporter, with the protein product MLLSSLYYLLLTFTGILGLGFGTVLPAVQASWPTSPWVGPAAAGLHFIGAAAGAGWAGRWARARPEAWVAAGAVVLGASALLTPGVFRPEWLLLLRLTGGVGAGVIGVAALEHLLEALPREMGAAAAGGAAAAVSAGAAIAFWGGPRLIPEMGWQGAVALPGGGLLGLSLAVLVFARRTDPAASPMAAASRLPLRRLLPLLAAALVANGAFGAGLLLLPLSLDERAAFSPRGAGALAAAAAVATILAGPLVGVVGDVAARRRSLYSASAALLASIGLGFALRPADPGWGAAFLAVAWGAAGAGLPALFPLAAARAGPEGAQPARVALVTVCHLGAGMFLLVAMTGAGPFLWVGLAAAAAGGGLVALCVKE